AAAATGTTTGCATGTGAGTGGGAAGATGTTGATCCAGACATGTACATTTTAGGTAAAGCACTTGGGGGAGGCGTATTTCCTATCTCATGTGTAGTTGCGAGTAAAGAGATACTAAGTGTATTCACTCCTGGGTCCCATGGCTCTACGTTTGGTGGAAATCCAATGGCTTGTGCAGTTTCGGTAGCGTCGATTGATGTTCTCTTAGATGAAAACTTAGCTGAACGTTCACTACGACTTGGAGAATACTTCATGAGTAAATTAAAAGAAATTGATAACCCTATGATTAAAGAGGTACGTGGAAGAGGACTATTCATAGGTGTAGAATTAACAGAAGAAGCCCGCCCGTATTGTGAAGCTTTGAAAGAAAAAGGTCTATTATGTAAAGAAACTCATGACACGGTTATTCGTTTTGCCCCCCCATTGATCATTTCAGAAGATGAGCTAGACTGGGCAATTGATCGTATTAAAAAAGTTTTAAGATAATAGAAATCAGTAAAATCATCAGATAAATGCGAGATTATTCATGACACATATGTTACAATATCTTCGTTCTAGATCACACTTATAAAGAGGCGAGACGCAATGGGAGAAAATTTAAATCTGTTTACTTCTACACAACATGTCATACACGATGCCTTAACCAAACTTGGTTACGGAGAAGAATTATTTGAACTATTAAAGGAACCTATTCGGATGCTGACAGTTCGTATTCCAGTTAGGATGGACGACGGTGGAATAAAAATTTTCACAGGCTACCGTGCCCAACATAATGACGCTGTTGGCCCGACCAAAGGTGGCGTTCGCTTCCATCCAGAAGTGGATGAAGAAGAGGTGAAAGCTTTATCTATGTGGATGAGTTTAAAATGTGGAATCGTCGACCTTCCATATGGTGGGGGAAAAGGCGGCATCATTTGTGATCCTCGTACGATGTCCATGAATGAACTTGAAAGACTTAGTCGTGGCTATGTTCGTGCGATTAGCCAAATTGTAGGGCCAACCAAAGATATACCTGCTCCAGATGTTTATACCAATTCACAAATTATGGCGTGGATGATGGATGAATATAGTCGTCTTCGTGAAAATGATTCACCAGGCTTTATCACCGGTAAACCACTCGTGTTAGGTGGATCTCAAGGTCGTGAGAAAGCAACCGCTCAAGGCGTGACCATTTGTATTGAAGAAGCTGCCAAAAGACGCGGCATTCAAATTGAAGGGGCACGAGTCGTAATTCAAGGATTTGGGAATGCAGGAAGCTTTTTAGCGAAATTTATGTATGATGCCGGTGCAAAAGTAGTCGGTATTTCAGATGCACATGCTGCTTTATATGATCCTAACGGTTTAGATATTGATTATTTGCTTGATCGTCGTGATAGCTTCGGAACGGTGACAACTTTATTTGAAAATACGATTTCGAATAAAGAATTGCTTGAACTTGAATGCGATATTCTCGTACCAGCTGCCGTATCCAATCAAATCACTGCAGAAAATGTTCATCGCATCCAAGCACCAATTGTGGTGGAGGCTGCGAATGGTCCTACGACCTTTGAAGCAACAAAGATTCTTTCAGATCGGGGCATCCTACTTGTTCCGGACGTGCTTGCTAGTGCGGGAGGAGTGACGGTTTCTTACTTCGAATGGGTTCAAAATAACCAAGGATATTACTGGACTGAGGAAGAAGTCAACGAGAAGTTAAAGGTGAAGCTTGTCGAAGCCTTTAATAATGTGTATGAAACAGCCACGAACCGAAGAATCAATATGCGATTAGCAGCATATATGGTCGGTGCTCGTAAAATGGCCGAGGCTTCTCGCTTTAGAGGTTGGGTATAAAGATCGAGACAAACTTCTCCTAGAGAAGTTTGTCTTTTTTATAACTCTTTTCGTATTAATTGCCGCTTTTAAATGAACAATTTAATGAAAGCGGCCCCTTTTGTCAGAATAAAGTTTGAAATAATGCGAAAGGTTACCTGAAGCCGAACTCATTCAAGCTAGATAGACTAATGCGAAAACAGCCTGTATTTTCAGTGCTTCTTCTTGTGCCTGCATAAATCAGGAAGGAAGGCTCTAGCTATCCACCAAAAAACCTCTTTTCACTGAGTACATTCGTTAAATATTGACTCGGTAGCAAACTGGTACTGCTCTTTACATACACTGTTAACCGAAAAGTAGGAAGATTTCACTGATAGAAAAGCAGAATATTCACCTATTAATTCAATTGCAAGGTGACCGGGTGTTCAGTCGTTCTTTCAGTGAAGAGAGGAATATATAAACTAAAAAATTTGGCGCTGTGAAAAGTCTGCGGATCATTCTATTCTTCGTAATCGTTTCAGCGAGTACCTCGAAGCTCAGTGTATATTGGTTGACTAAGAGATAGGAACAGAGTATATTTAAACAAAAGGTTTAAATGTTTAAACATTAAAACCTCCGTTGCTATCTAGGATTAAAGGGAATGGTATGAATATAATGAAATACAAAGGAGATGAGCAACAGATGAATCCTATTCTTAAGGAAAAGTCGCAAATAAATCAACTGCATGTGCAAGAATTGAATTACGACGAGGTCCATTCACTTTATGAGAATCAAAATAGGTATTTTGATTCTGGGAAAACTCGTTCGTTTGAACAACGGGAAAAGACGCTCAAAAATCTTAGATCTCTAATTGAACAATTTGAGCAAGACATCTTAGCCGCTTTAAAAAAGGATTTAAATAAGTCTGAAGCTGAAGCTTATATGACAGAAGTCGCGATAATAAAAGAAGAAATAAACTTCACTCTAAAAAACTTGAAAAAATGGATAAAACCAAAAAAGGTGAAAACAGCATTAACGCACTTTGGTACAAAAGGGGTGAAAATACCAGAGCCATTTGGTGTCAATTTAATCATTGCTCCTTGGAATTATCCATTTCAATTAGCAATATCCCCTTTATTAGGGGCGATAGCTGCTGGAAATACCGCCATCATTAAACCTTCTGAATTAACACCTCATGTATCTAAAGTTTTAAGTACGTTAATTAACTCGCATTTTGACTCAGGGTTTTTACATGTGGTTGAAGGTGGAATAGAAACGAATCAACACTTACTAAAACAACCATTCGATTATATTTTCTTTACCGGGAGTGTCCCTGTCGGCAAAATTGTTATGGAGGCGGCAGCTAAAAATCTAACTCCTGTCACCTTAGAGTTAGGAGGGAAAAGTCCTTGCATTGTACACGAGGATGCAGATATTCCGTTAGCGGCTAAACGAGTCGCCTTCGGAAAATTAACCAATGCGGGTCAAACTTGTATTGCGCCAGATTATCTTTTTGTTCACAAGAATGTGAAGAATGACTTTATTCAAGAATATAAAAATACCGTACAGAAATTTTACGGAGATCAACCCATTAACAATGAAAACTACGGGAAAATTGTAAACGACCGCCACTTTAAGCGGGTGGAATCATATTTAACAAACGGAGAAAT
The nucleotide sequence above comes from Bacillus sp. 2205SS5-2. Encoded proteins:
- a CDS encoding Glu/Leu/Phe/Val family dehydrogenase — encoded protein: MGENLNLFTSTQHVIHDALTKLGYGEELFELLKEPIRMLTVRIPVRMDDGGIKIFTGYRAQHNDAVGPTKGGVRFHPEVDEEEVKALSMWMSLKCGIVDLPYGGGKGGIICDPRTMSMNELERLSRGYVRAISQIVGPTKDIPAPDVYTNSQIMAWMMDEYSRLRENDSPGFITGKPLVLGGSQGREKATAQGVTICIEEAAKRRGIQIEGARVVIQGFGNAGSFLAKFMYDAGAKVVGISDAHAALYDPNGLDIDYLLDRRDSFGTVTTLFENTISNKELLELECDILVPAAVSNQITAENVHRIQAPIVVEAANGPTTFEATKILSDRGILLVPDVLASAGGVTVSYFEWVQNNQGYYWTEEEVNEKLKVKLVEAFNNVYETATNRRINMRLAAYMVGARKMAEASRFRGWV
- a CDS encoding aldehyde dehydrogenase, with the protein product MKYKGDEQQMNPILKEKSQINQLHVQELNYDEVHSLYENQNRYFDSGKTRSFEQREKTLKNLRSLIEQFEQDILAALKKDLNKSEAEAYMTEVAIIKEEINFTLKNLKKWIKPKKVKTALTHFGTKGVKIPEPFGVNLIIAPWNYPFQLAISPLLGAIAAGNTAIIKPSELTPHVSKVLSTLINSHFDSGFLHVVEGGIETNQHLLKQPFDYIFFTGSVPVGKIVMEAAAKNLTPVTLELGGKSPCIVHEDADIPLAAKRVAFGKLTNAGQTCIAPDYLFVHKNVKNDFIQEYKNTVQKFYGDQPINNENYGKIVNDRHFKRVESYLTNGEIIFGGAVDEELQKIEPTMLIPENMDVPVMKEEIFGPVFPVLTFEDLDEVVSFVNSRPKPLALYLFSNNKQVEKKIISEISYGGGCINDTIMHIATPYLPFGGVGESGIGNYHGESSFETFSHYKSVLKQTTKFDFSFRYPNAKYGLKIIKKLLG